From Aegilops tauschii subsp. strangulata cultivar AL8/78 chromosome 5, Aet v6.0, whole genome shotgun sequence:
ATATGTCTCCACTTTCTTTCTGATTCACATCACAATTAGATAGTATGCTACATGAAAAAGTAACTCATCTCCAACTAGTATGTGCTTCTGATGGCCATTAATAACCTGAACAGTTCCCTCAGTTTCTGGTTCAGAAAGTTGAAATAGGTATTAATAAACTTGCACATTAGTTAGCTTATTTGGATGGAGCTCCTAATGAGCATCTTGTTAGTTATGGCCAATGTAGGCCAAATATAGAATTGTTTGATTGATGTTCTCACTGTTACTATATAATTTTTTGTAGCAATGTAGATGTCGACCGTAGTTGGATGTACAAAGAGAGACGAGGGAAGTTGATCAGTGATGCTTGGCAACATGGAGTAGATAATTTTCTAGATCATGCATTCTCATTGCCCGATGCTGCCGTAGACGGGGAATCCCATTGTCCTTGCAGCAACTGCTTTTGCCGTCATAAGCGCACAAGGGATGTCATGACTAGACACTTGTGTAGCAATGGATTCATATTAGGATACGAGAGATGGACTAGCCATGGGGAGTCTGATGTACCTGAAAATGTAGAGCATGATAACGTGGGGGGTGGAGATAGAATGAATGACATGCTAGTTGATGCAATTGTTGCCGAAGGAGTTTCTAAAGGTGACGAGCCAACAAAAGCTGCCAAAAAATTCTATGAAATGTTGATGGAAGCCGATAAACCATTGCATGAGAAGACCACACAATCACGTCTATCCATTGTAGGAAGGCTAATGACTATTAAAACACAACATAACCTGTCAGAAGCTTGTTACAATGAGATGATGACTCTTATACATGACATTGTTGGGGACGATGTTGCAAAAGATCTCCCAGCAAACTTCCATAGGTCCAAGAAGCTTGTGCATAGTCTAGCAATGCCTTACGTCAAAATTCATGCATGCCCCAATAATTGTATGATTTACTATAAAGAGAATGAAAATAAAGAAAAATGCACTATCTGCAAAGAACCTAGATATGAGGAAACAACCGCAGGAAATAAATCTACGAAGATACCAAGAAAAGTTCTGCGCTATCTCCCAATTACTCCTAGGCTACAACGGTTGTACATGTCACAAAGCACTGCCAAGCACATGGACTATCACGCAAGGCCTCGTGACAGTGATGAAGTAATGGTTCACCCTTCTCATGGTGAAGCTTGGAAGGAGTTTAATAAGGAATTTAAAAAATTTGCTGAGGAAGTAAGGAATATAAGGCTATGTCTAGCGACTGACGGCTTCACACCTTTTGGTATTAAAGCAGCCTCCTACTCGTGTTGGCCAGTATTTGTTGTACCTTATAATCTTCCACCAGAAATGTGCATGAAGCAGAGTAACCTGATCCTTGCACTAGTTATTCCCGGTCCAGATCATCCAGGAAAGAACCTAAACGTTTTTATGCAGCCTCTAGTTGACAAACTTGATGATTTGTGGAGAAATGGTGTAGAAACTTATGATAGTTATCGAAAGCAAAATTTCACCTTAAAGGCAGCTTTGCTTTGGACTATTCATGACTTTCCAGCTTATGGATTAGTAGCATGCTGGAGCACCCATGGAAAGCTTGCTTGCCCTATATGTGGATCTGACATAAAGACATTCTCATTGAAGAATGGCAGAAAGCCATGCTGGTTTGACTGCCACAGGAGATTCCTTCCCACTAACCATGCATTTCGTAGGAGTGTGAAATGTTTCCGCAGGAAAAAAACAGTTCTAAATCCTCCACCAAAGCCCTTGTCCGGAGAAGAGGTGTATGAACAACTCAAAAGTCTTGTTCATGATGAAACTGGCAAGAGTAAATTTGAGGGGTTTGGGAAGGAGCACAATTGGATCGCTATAAGTGGTTTGTGGCAACTAGAGTATTTTCAGAAATTGCTGCTTCGCCATAACATTGATGTAATGCACAATGAGAAAAATGTATCTGAGGCTATTCTGAACACATGCCTTGATATTCCTGACAAAACCAAGGATAACAACAAAGCACGCCTTGATGTTGCTTTATATTGTGATCGACCAAAGCTACACCTGAACAAGAATTCAAAGGGTGTGTGGAAGAAACCTAGAGCGAAATATTGTGTCAGCAAGGACGATAAAATGACCATCCTTAAGTGGTTTAAAGAAGTGAAGTTTTCTGATGGGTTTGCTGCTAATTTGAGTAAAACTGTGAACTTACATCAAAAAAAAATGTATTGGGCTGAAAAGCCATGACTACCACATCATCATGGAGCGCCTCCTCCTAGTTGCCCTACGAGGCTTCATCCCAGAACCTGAATGGAAGGTCATAGCAGAGCTAAGTTTTTTGTATCGGCAATTGTGTGCCAAAGAAATTGCTCCTAAACGGATGCGTGAACTTGAGGAGGAGGTTCCTGTTCTATTATGCAAGCTTGAGAAAATGTTCCCACCAGGCTTCTTCAATGTAATGCAACACCTGATAGTGCATCTCCCATATGAGGCAAGGGTTGGCGGGCCTGTGGCATATCGTTGGATGTAtgtttttgagaggtatgctaaACTATATACCTTTAATATGTACATCGTGTTTTAATCTATTTATGTCTTGTATCACTGAAACTTATAATAATTTGTTATAGGGCAATGCACTATCTTCGTTTAAAAGTGCGAAACAAGGCAAGAGTGGAGGGTTCAATCTTTGAAGCTTGTATTGTACAGGAGATCACAAATTGTGTTTCTCTGTACTTCAGTGATCACGTTCGCACTATATGGAAGAAGAATCCTCGATATAATAACGGAGGAACACGCGTGCAGAATGATGGGTGTACCTTAGATGTATTTCAGCATGAAGGAAACCTACATGGAAGGGCAATTGCCCGAGAACTATCACGTGAAGAGTTGAATGCAGCAAGGTTGTACATTTTGATCAACTGCTCTGCTGTTGACAGATTTCGAGAGTAAGTGATGAATAATTTGCAATTTTAGTATTGTAGTGTGCAAGATGTTCAGATGTTTATAGTCATCGTGTATTTGCAGAGAATTTGAGGATGAAAAATATGCGATGCATCCCAATTTGACATCGGAGGGCCTTGATCAAATGATGGCATCAGAATTTGTGGAATGGTTCGAGATTGCTGTAAGAAAATTTTAATTAGCCTTATATATGCTCTCCATTCAACTACTACTATGTTTAATAATCCAAGTATTTTTCCACTTCATTGTAGTGCAAACGAGATCATAATTCTGATGAGGACTTGTGGAATTTAGCTAATGGATGCAGCTCTAGAGCCTATTCCTATAGCTCCTATGACGTGAATGGCTTTCGCTTTAGATCAGAGGTATCTGAGAAAAAACATAGAAGGTTGAAAACAGTGAACACAGGAGTTTGTTTGTCTTCCTTCATCTCAGAGACTCAACATCTTGAGTACTATGGTGTCATTGAGGAAATAATCAAATTGTCCTTCACAGCTGGTAGAAAAATTGAGATGGTACTCTTCAAATGTCGTTGGTTTGATCCTATAAAAGGTGTGAAGCCAAATGCAAAATTAGGTTTGGTGGAGATCCAGTGGTCTTCAAGGCTTCGTAATTTTGAACCATTTGCCATGGCTCACCAAGCTACACAAGCTTATTACTTGAAGTATGCATCCtcgaggagagatcttcgtgatTGGAGGGTTGTGTACACGATTCAGCCAAGCAGCAGCTTGAGTAACCTTGATGACTGTGCAAATGACCCATCTACTACAGATGAATATTTCCAAGAAGTTAGTCAGCTGGGTAGTTTTTCTGTAGATGTTGGCAAATTTGTTGATGAGTCTGCTGAGCCAAGAAAGGAGTCAGATGATGTGATGCTTGATCCCTCTGAAATTGAAATAATAGAAAATCAAGACTTTAATGATGAGGGAGAAGAATCTTCACAAGATGATTTGGAAGAGAGTACCGATGAGGAAGAAGATTTACCACAagagggaggagaagaagagacATATGGGACCGAAGATGAGGATGATGCGATAGAGCATGACTCGGAATATGACGATGATGATTACTAAACATTTATAGCTTTTGCACTTGTCATTTTGTTTCTTGGTACCAATAAATATTATATAGTGACACAACTAGTGAATAATATAGTATGTTTACTATTGGTAGTAATACATATTGTATAGTGATTTAGTGACACTACTATTGAACAAATATACCATGGTTGATAGTATTTCCAGTTTAGCTGTTACATAACATTTCATGTCCTTTTTTTCTTCTACTTGCATGCCTTTTGTTATCATTTACTCATTATTTTTATGTAACTAATAAGCATGCATTTGccactatgtaaacaggatgggCCGCTTGAATCATAGGCGTTTCTCAGTGCCTAGGCTGGACAGGTCTTCTTCTAGTGTCTCCATAGGAAAGAATGGATCAACTCAGTCAACTACACAGGCTAAAAAAGCTAGAACACCAAGAACTAGGACTTCAGCCGGTCTCAGACTAGAGGAAATTGACCGACCTCTTATAGTTCCCAAAGGCGTGTAAGTATTAAATATTCCAACTGCTTTACTTGTTGGAGCAATATTCATGTGCTAACAATCTTTGATCATGTGTTAACAGGTTATGGGAAAGGCACCCATACACCGCTCGTGATCCATCATAGGTGCAAGGTGCCTTAGTGCGGCAGATGTATCCACCGCCAATTGGTCCAAAAAATGACCAGAAACCAGTATTGTGTTGGGAGGACTACAAGTGGTCCCCTGGCCCAGAAGTAAGATCAGCAGCTTCCAAAATTGTGGAAGAATTTTGGGTAAGTAtatgcgcgcgcacacacacacacacactatatATATATGCATTGTTTCTATAAATAATTTGAGAATTTTTAATCAGTTCTATGGTTACTAGTACGTACTTATAATTCTAAAACAGAGGTGACCATATTATATTTAGAAATAAGAATTCTAAAACTGGTGGATGGGTGGTAGTTACAATTCTTTGTTTTGGTCACAAACATGAAAAAACTACTTGGTTTATCTATGAAGTGTTGGAAGCTTTGATTTTTTTGTGCGTATGCTCACTTTCACAAATGCACAAGTAACTAACAAAAATATTTTGGGATGGTTTTTGGCAGTGGCGTTTCAAGTGTGACCCATTGGAGCAAGAGAAGGCAGATGGTGTTTTGGAGGAGAACTTGACTAGGAAAGTGAAGCAGATGCTACATGAGGAAAAGGCGGCAGCCATCAAAAGATTAATGAAGAAGGGACAATTGCCTGCACAACTAACAGAAGTGGATGAGAACGGTAACCGTTGGCCAACTAAGGAAGCTTTAATTTCTGCAAAGAAAGTTGACTTTGGTACCGATGTTGGTTGGCGTCTACTATGTGAGCATTGGAGTGGGGCTGAATTTAGAGGGTTATCCTTAAGAAACAAAAGGAACAAACTTGCTAATGGGGATACAGTCTTCCATTGCAGCGGTGCGAGAAATGCTGTCGCCACACGTCAATTCCTGGTACTCTATCTTCGTCAAGCATCTTTCTGCTTATGTTTAATAGGAAAGTTTCATTTACATTGGATGATGTTTCACACTCTTGAAATGCAGACACTCAAAACAGGGAAAGACCCTGGAATTTCCGGTGCTTGACTTCACACGCACAATTTGCATCGAGGGACCGACGAAGAGAAGATTTGCAGTCAAAGGACTGCCGATCGTTGGGTTAGCGAAATCTTGCGACTTAGCTCATTTTAACCATCATGACAACTATTTGCACAACACTTTAGTTTACATTAATTTTTTATTTGAAAAGGACGATTTTGATAAGGCAATGAAAAATGCTCATGGAGAAAATTGGGAAGAGGAGCACCCAGATTTAGATGGACAAATCATCTATGAGGCAGCAGGTAGAATGCCACATGGCAGGCTGGGAATTGCTAATGAGTTATTTAGCAAAGCAGAGAAGGCGAAGTTTAAGTCTAAAAGGGTGATGGCCTCACAACCGGTGCGGTCTGCTAGGGAGGACCGTCTAGAAAGAGAGAACAAACATTTGAAGCGGGAGAACAAGCGTCTTCGAGGCATTGAGCTTGTTGTGCAGGTAATCTTTCCTTCTCTTATAAATTGGAGTCTGAGTGGATAGGATTGTGCTGACATGCTGATGCTTATAGTCATTGGCTGAGAAAGGGGGAGTGGACTTTGATGGCATAATGCAATCAGCTGCGGCTGACTTGGTAAGTTTAACCCATCTCGATGGTAGGCTTGCAATAATGGAACTATTAAGTGATGTGTCTTCTGTGTATGATACACAGTCTACATCAGATTCGGAAGGCGGAATTCGTAGGGGACGAGGTGATGTGCATCAAAGCGAACCTGAAAAGGTTAGTTCATTGTCATCGTGCCTGCAAGTATGCGGATGATCTCCCCCTTGTTCCACCGATTTTGTTTTCTCTTTGCACATTAGCACATTTAGACGATATCAAGAAAGAATTTGTGTGTGCAAGTTAGGTGCAGGATTATGGGTCATGGATAGTAGTAGTAGAGACAGCAGATCCTTCATTGTTTTAATTGCAGATTTGTGAAAATAAATGCATGGTTAACTATATGGGCACATTCCTCTAAAGGATTATAGCACCTAAGTGAAATGACTGCTAATGCATATAAATACTTGATGGTTGATAGAACAAGTTTATCTGcacatatatgaaaaaaatgcAGTGAAGACCACCCTTGATAGCCTACAATTGCCATGGTTGTTTCTCTGTACATATGCCTTGTTTGCTTGTTTCTCTGTACATATGCCTTGTTTGCGTGCATATCTAAATTTGCTCTCATTTCTTATGCGCAAAACTAGATAAACAGAAGCATGTAAATTCGAAAATCATCAATAGGCAAACATATGACAATATGAACAATAGTTTCTTTGTACTTCATGTAGAATATATTCAGGTCGCAGGGAAAGAATTAGTACACAGGAAAGACTTTAGCTAACCATCCCGAATATTTTTCTTAGGAGTACTCTTCCTTTTTACCTAAGCATGGTTGGACCATGTTTGCTGAACCCTCTGTACAGACGCATTTCAATTAGAATACTCTTCCTTGGGACACATGCAGCTAGTATATGCTTTTGATTGTTGTTTCAAACAAGATCACATGCACATCTGTACAAATGTACTTTACAACTTGAGCTAAACTGACGCTTGCTATCTCTTAAAGATCAGCCATACATGCTCATGATCATTCTAAATTGCTAGTTTCAGGATTCCAATTAGCTCTATGCTAGGTACTGTATGTGAAGTATAAGAACAAAAATCCTGTAATAAATATTTATGTGCAGTATAATCTATAACATTGTTGGTGTAAATTTTATGTGGGCTTTTGCCATTAAATTATTTGAATGGAAATTTATATTGACCTTTGAATATGTCATTCTTAATTAGTTATATGCTCGAACTAGCCAATAGTGTTCTCTTAGTTTACTTGTTCGGCTGTGTCATGAGACTGCAAAATCTAAACACTGCTGATAGTTGGGTTGCCGATAGATATCCACTGTACTTGGACAGTCCCTCCTGCTGATTCATGTTTCCTGTGAAAATCTCATGTGAAGGATCAAAAGGAAAATCGGCAATCATATTGTTAGATAGTCATACTATTAAATAGCAGCTAGCAGCTTACCTGtcaattaggaaaaatatgttTCGTCCCTGTAGGTCACTTGAATTTTAGCTAAATTATACTGACAACTAGTTTTATCATTACTTAGGGAATGGGAAGCAGGACTGGAGGCAGTACCAGTCatggacatgatgatgaggatgactaCTATGGCAGCGAGGGAGATGATGACTATGGCGAGGGTGGTCTATATGGTTATGAGCAGTATGATTACTATGGTGGTGAGGGATATAATAATGACTATGAAGATGAGGAATATAATGAGTATGGCAATCATAATGATGATTGGCCATAAAAGTCTAGTGATCTTCCAGTCATGCCAAAATCAAGTTATGTTAGATGTTTGAAATACTTTATCTTATGGACCAACTTGTCTTAGTGGACAATTTATCTTCGCAAAATGTGACCTATCTCAGTTATTATTTTGTTCTGAATTCGACATTTGATACTTATGGTTAATGCCATCTGGATTCAACTCAATACCTTGTGCTTGTGTGTGTGAGATCTATTTGAAATGCCAATATTCTGAAATATTGCTATTGTACGTGTAAACACCCCTCGGTGAAAGCAATATATGAGGGGTGAGTAATGCCCTAAGGTGGCACAAATGTTTCGGTTACACAGTATGCCATTGGGGACTTTAGACCGTTAGTGAATTCATAAATTGACGGTGTTTGCTCACCCCTCGACTAATAGGTCTCCTGAAGGGTTGTATGCACCGTCGGCCATCTAACTAGCTGACGGTTTGGTTCTCCGCATGGGTATAACTAAGTCCTATGGGTCGAATGTACCGTCGACTATTATGAAAACCGAGGAGAATCAATAACCGTCGGACAATAAATGCCCGACCAAGAACCGTCGGATATAAATGTTGTCGGGCTAAGGTGAGCCAACAGGTCACAATAACATGCCCGACGGCTCACCGTCGGCTTTCTACCGTAGGTGACAAAATTACCCGACCGTACCGTCGGCCATTACTCTAATGGCCGACGAAGCAAGGCCGACGGGAGATGGCCGACAGTGTACCGTCGGTTTTAGTAATAGTTGACGGTGATAAAAAATATCCGACGGTGATTGGACCCTCGGTTATAATGAAATATCTagtagtggagagagagagagagagagagagagatatcaaacacatagctactggtacaaaccctcagccccgagggtgaactactccctcctcatcatggagaccgccaggatgatgaagatggcctccggtaatgatttccccctccggtagagtgCCGAaaaagggctctagattggattgTGGAGGTACAGAAGCTTGCGGCTGCGGAGTCCAAGTTCTAGTGTTATTTTCTAGGGGTTTCTCtgtttataggattttttggcatcGGTTTCACGCTGAGATGGGCCACGAGGTGCCCACTACCCACCAGCCCACCACTTTGATCCCTGGCGAGCCCTGATAGGTAGTGGCCACCTGTGGCTCTTCTGGTCCTCCCacaaagcttcgggggtctcttttgttccaaaaaaatgtcaaattttttgctgcatttggacttcatttgatatggattttctggaaaacaaaaaataagcaaaaaatagcaactggcactgggcactaggtcaatatgttagtccataaaaatcatataaaagccATATAAAAGTGCTCCAAAATCATACAAAATtatgataaacatggcatgaatacttcataaattatagatatgttggagacgtatcggcatacccaagcttaattcctgctcgtcctcgagtaggtaagtgataaaagaaataatttatgaagtgtgaatgctagcatattgcataagtttgatcaatgatatttccagtcacttttcctagcatcataacagcaactctttctcataaaactcatcatgataaagtagcaatcAATTCACATGTTATGGTTCAGACAATGCAGTCTCTTGAAActtaacaacctatgttcttagtcaccaaacaattacaattcaacTTATTCTCAACAAaatctaagtaagagctccacatactcaatcatcatatagtctactatgattgctagtactcaaagcatatttttagaacaaatggcctccatcgaacacagagaaagataggggcttaatgtttcgcctcccaattcatttatcatagagacaattgtcaacaataataattcatgatccaATATATTCGACTggccatatgtgcctagatctttccccaccacatgatgcttgccaactagagaataattgaggttgaaatgagACTACATACTATTggctcttgcataaaagtaaacagtgaaaagtaaaagatatgcccttcgcagagggaagcagagttTGTCATGAGCTTTTTATTTTTGAATACGcaagctcttaatgcaaaggaacgtcacgttatattgccccttatgatagcaacacttattatgcagtccgtcgcttttatttctttgccatcacaagttcgtacaacgcttatTTTCCCTTGCAATACAAGATCACTTATATTTTACAAGCATTTTTTATtactttttgcaccgatgacaacttacttgaaggatcttattcaatccataggtacatatggtggacactcatgtaaaaaaaattgggtttaagggattttggatgcacaagtagtatctctacttagtatgAATTTTTGTCTAGAGAAAGATCCTaagcaaacaccacatgttggaggatcctataacaatataacttctatgcaaatatacccaatcataactcattacgttgtcttccttgtcgaatttcaactaatttgctcaagtttgaaaataattaatgggtattcacaatcatagaagatgtccaagataatatatttatatgtgaaagttctcttccttatactaatcattcatgaattgattgtatgaccaatattgtgattgtcaagcttcaaaagatttcactttctaaacccaatgtgaagctactactaggcatgatatgaacatataatttcaactttatgatattcaattcattcaacaatttactcacaggatataagtgaagcacaagagtaaatggcaaggtactccaaaaagatatacgtgaagatcaagcgagtagtttaGTAAATGgatagctatttgaggactctctctcatttaaattttttaagatctaagtattttattaaatcaacaagaaaaacaaaataaaatgacatttcaagaatagcacaactcatgtgaagaagcaaaaaattaggctcaaccaatactaaccgataattgttgaagaagaaaggtgggatgcctaccggggcatccccaggcttagaTGCTTAAGACTTGTTGAAATATCAATTTGggattccttgggcatccccaagcttgagctcttgtgtccccttaattcctctcatatcacggtttcccaaattcttaaaaacttcatccacacaaaactcaacaagaactcgtgagataagttagtataaatcaatgcaaaaccttattaTTACCTACTGTAGCAAAttaatgcctctgcatatttaatacttctatcttcaaatagaatcattaaacaagcaaacatatgcaaacaatgtaaacataacagcaatctgtctaaacaggacagtctataAAGAATGCAACAAGATTCATACTTCTTTaattcaaaaaattctaaaaaaattaccacactgtagaaattttgttttatcttattgtgtaaaaatttaaagatttatcatattctgactatGCAAAAATATTCAAAACATAACAACAAACTTTCTGTTTCCaaacagcaacatatagacttgcaaaataagcatggtaaacgctatacttgacatttttattgaaatagaAGATACAAAACATTATTCGAAATATCAGCAAGCAAATatcaataaaataaaatgatgctccaaggaaaactcatatcatgtgatgaataaaaatatagctccaagtgaggctacctataatgttggagacgaaagaggggatgccttccggggcatccttAAGCTTAGTTGATTgggtattccttgaatattatcttggggtgccttgggcatccccaaacttatggtcttgccactccttattctcctcatatcaatatctcacccaaaacttgcaaacttcaatcacacaaacttaacggaactttgtgagataggttagtattgTAAAGAGCAAATccttcactttggtactgtcaaagacaagattcataattgttctcacacagtGCCTAATGTAACCTATCATTCGTACAATTCATATTgaccaatataagccatagaaattagaaaacaagcaaactatgcattgaaaacggAACCTGTTAAAAACAAACCAGcttgtaatgatctgaacaatgACCATTCTTCTGCAACtataaaaattctgaaaaattggACAACGTAGGGATTTTATgtatcaatcatgtgtaaaactttcagatcaaaagcacgttccagtgaattgtagaaattcctggactgagtgcaaaagtttctatttttgcatagaatcaaatcaactatcatccacactatcccaaaggttttacttggcactttattgaacaaaagctataaagcatgattactacagtagcttaatcatgtgaaaaCACAAAAACAACAGGTATAAATATTGTGTAGTCTCCCAACTAGCGTTTTtatttaatgcctttttagctaggcatgatgatttcaatgatgctcacatgaaaatAAAGAACTGAAACATAATGGAAGCATCATGAAGCAcattactagcacatttaagcctaaccaaCTTCCTATGCATATGGATTTGTGAGCAAACAGTTCATGgaaacaagaatcaactagcataggaaggcaaaacaagcaaaacttcatgattttcaacacatagagaggaaacatgATATTTCCAATACCTACAAGCATacgttcctctctcataataatttttagtagaatcatgaatgaattcaacaatatagccatcacataaagcattctcttcatgatccacaagcatagaaattttattactctccacataagcaactttcttctcatcaatagtggtgggagcaaattcaacaaaataactatcatgagatacTTGATTGACATAACCAAATTGaacattaaaatcatgatgacaagtttcatggttatctctttatatcatacatgtcatcaccataatcatcataaatagcaactttgttctcatcaaaatcaattaaaacctcttccaaaatagtggattcatcaccaAATAAAGTTTtggcctctccaaatccactttcataattattagAATAAGATtgaacaccctccaaaatagtgggatcatcatTACCTacagttgacactcttccaaacccacttttataaatataatcatcataaataggaggcatgctatcattataacaaatttgtacatcaaatcttgggggactaaaaatatcatcttcatcaaacataacaTCCACAAGCATATGGCTTTGGATATcactagcatcatggatattcatactagcaacattgcaagcatgctcatcattcatggtttttatgccaaacatttttttgaattcttctatcaattgagtaGAATTTCttctttccatcattttcaagaaagacatgataaagcgaataatatgaggcaacctcaattccatttttttgtacttTTCTTTTATAGACCAAACTATTGATATAAccagaaactaaaagattcaattgcaatctaaagatataccttcaaacactcacctccccgagaacggcgccagaaaagagcttgatgtctactacacaactttattcttgtcgAGTCGTGTTGGGCCTACAAGCGCAGAATTTTGTAGGACAGTatcaattttccctcaagtggatgacctaaggtttaccaatccgtgggaggcgtaggatgaagatggtctctctcaaacaatcctgcaaccaaataacaaagagtctcttgtgtccccaacacaccaaataaaatggtaaattgtataggtgcaccagTTCGGTGAAGAGACGGTGATACaggtgtagtaatgatagtagatattgatttttggaataggaacaataaaaaacagcaaggtagcaagtaacaaaagtgagcacaaatggtattgcaatgcttgaaaatatggcctatggttcatactttcactagtgcaatctctcaacagtgctaacataactggatcatataaccatccc
This genomic window contains:
- the LOC109782642 gene encoding uncharacterized protein, translating into MKNAHGENWEEEHPDLDGQIIYEAAGRMPHGRLGIANELFSKAEKAKFKSKRVMASQPVRSAREDRLERENKHLKRENKRLRGIELVVQSLAEKGGVDFDGIMQSAAADLSTSDSEGGIRRGRGDVHQSEPEKGMGSRTGGSTSHGHDDEDDYYGSEGDDDYGEGGLYGYEQYDYYGGEGYNNDYEDEEYNEYGNHNDDWP